Proteins encoded together in one Columba livia isolate bColLiv1 breed racing homer chromosome 3, bColLiv1.pat.W.v2, whole genome shotgun sequence window:
- the CNRIP1 gene encoding CB1 cannabinoid receptor-interacting protein 1: MGDIPNLVKISVSLKIQPNDGAVYFKVDGQRFGQNRTIKLLTGAKYKIEVAIRPGTVQATTMGIGGVSVPLEEKSRDAQVASYTGIYDTEGVAHTKSGERQPIQVNMQFKDIGVFETVWQVKFYNYHKRDHCQWGNSFGSIEYECKPNETRSLMWINKETFH; this comes from the exons ATGGGCGACATCCCCAACCTCGTGAAAATCAGCGTCTCCCTCAAAATCCAGCCCAACGACGGGGCGGTCTATTTCAAGGTGGATGGGCAGCGCTTCGGCCAGAACCGCACCATCAAGCTGCTGACCGGAGCCAAGTACAAGATCGAGGTGGCCATTCGGCCCGGCACCGTCCAGGCCAC GACAATGGGCATCGGGGGTGTCAGTGTCCCACTGGAAGAGAAATCGAGAGATGCACAGGTGGCTTCTTACACAGGGATCTATGACACAGAAGGTGTGGCCCACACCAAGAGCGGGGAGAGACAGCCCATCCAGGTCAACATGCAG TTTAAGGACATTGGTGTTTTTGAAACAGTCTGGCAAGTGAAATTCTACAACTACCACAAACGAGATCATTGCCAATGGGGAAACAGTTTTGGCAGTATTGAGTACGAATGCAAACCAAATGAAACGCGCAGCCTGATGTGGATCAATAAAGAGACCTTCCACTGA